A single Nostoc sp. PCC 7107 DNA region contains:
- a CDS encoding PAS domain-containing protein, whose translation MVQSLTVLIIDDSPEDREVYRRYLLQDQEYSYTILESESGEEALELYRQFQTDCILLDFLLPDMDGLEFLAELPKLAKKVIPAVVMLTGYGNEAIAVQAMKSGVHDYLVKGQTTAGRLHSTIHSAIAQVKLRQELQQSEARLRESQQFIERIAETTPGILYVYDLLERRNLYLNSQVNKLLGYSSQQIQDLGQEFLIKLMYPEDLPLFFLHLQKIATVKDSEILEFEYRMRHADGRWHWFYSRDTVFIRNDDGSPRQIVGTAYDITNRKQTEAQLSLSNERFQLAAAAVNCLIYDWNIPENTVERTEGLTRILGYSAQEAEPTQEWWMEKIHPEDRKLLQSSFEKMSVNDDYYALEYRVRHKNNQYRYVLDQGVITRDQNGQLLRAVGSTTDISDRKYQEAALRESEAKFRRIVESNIVGIYFGDFSGRIYEANDAFLEMLGYTRAELKTENLRWDTLTPAEYQSLDQQKVQELQTAGVCTPFEKEYFRKDGTRMPILLGIARIDGTDKPGYCVCFVLDLTQRKLVEIQRQQLLQLEQTARAEAEAANHAKDEFVAMVSHDLRSPLNAILGWAQLLRTKEFDKERVNRALETIERNALSQAKLLEDLLNMSQILRGKLHLELKPVDLGAIVREAIQTAYPAANAKNIHLECVIDQPIPAITGDGDRLLQVLGNLLSNAIKFTPDGGQINVKLFPHEYHAEITVTDTGIGISPEFLPFVFERYRQDYRIPKQGGLGLGLAIAHYLIELHGGTIQALSLGEGQGSTFSIKLPWQ comes from the coding sequence ATGGTGCAATCGCTGACCGTTTTAATCATCGACGATTCCCCCGAAGACCGCGAGGTTTATCGTCGTTATCTGCTGCAAGACCAGGAATATAGTTACACCATTCTCGAATCAGAATCGGGGGAGGAAGCCCTAGAACTATATCGCCAATTTCAGACAGATTGTATTTTATTAGATTTTTTATTGCCAGATATGGATGGGCTAGAGTTTCTAGCAGAATTGCCAAAACTAGCAAAAAAAGTCATACCAGCCGTGGTGATGTTGACTGGTTATGGTAACGAAGCTATTGCTGTTCAGGCGATGAAAAGTGGTGTTCATGATTATTTAGTCAAAGGACAGACAACAGCAGGACGTTTGCATTCAACTATCCACTCAGCAATAGCGCAAGTAAAGTTGCGCCAAGAACTACAACAAAGTGAAGCACGTTTGCGCGAAAGTCAACAGTTCATTGAACGCATAGCTGAAACAACACCAGGAATTTTGTATGTTTATGATTTGCTAGAACGGCGCAATCTTTATTTAAATAGTCAGGTTAATAAACTGCTTGGTTATAGTAGCCAACAAATTCAAGACTTGGGTCAGGAATTTTTGATTAAGTTAATGTATCCAGAAGATTTACCTTTGTTCTTTCTGCATCTGCAAAAAATTGCTACGGTGAAAGATAGCGAAATTCTGGAATTTGAATACCGGATGCGCCATGCTGATGGTCGATGGCATTGGTTTTACAGCCGAGATACTGTATTTATCAGAAATGATGATGGTTCACCGCGCCAAATTGTTGGGACAGCTTATGATATTACTAACCGCAAGCAAACTGAAGCACAGCTAAGTTTAAGTAATGAGCGTTTTCAACTAGCCGCAGCAGCGGTTAATTGTCTCATCTATGACTGGAATATCCCAGAAAATACAGTTGAGAGGACAGAAGGTTTAACTCGCATCTTAGGTTACTCTGCACAAGAAGCAGAACCGACTCAAGAATGGTGGATGGAAAAAATACATCCTGAAGATAGGAAGTTATTGCAGAGTTCTTTCGAGAAGATGTCTGTTAATGATGACTACTATGCTCTAGAGTATAGAGTCCGGCATAAAAATAACCAGTATCGGTATGTGCTGGATCAGGGAGTGATTACACGAGATCAAAATGGACAGCTATTACGGGCGGTTGGGAGTACAACCGATATTAGCGATCGCAAATATCAAGAAGCTGCTCTGCGCGAAAGTGAAGCGAAGTTCCGCAGAATCGTAGAATCGAATATCGTTGGCATTTATTTCGGTGATTTTAGCGGTCGGATATATGAAGCCAATGATGCTTTTTTAGAGATGTTAGGTTACACTCGTGCAGAATTGAAAACAGAAAATCTGCGTTGGGATACTTTAACTCCAGCAGAATATCAATCCCTCGATCAGCAAAAAGTTCAAGAATTACAAACTGCGGGAGTTTGTACTCCTTTTGAAAAAGAGTATTTTCGCAAAGACGGTACGCGTATGCCAATTCTTTTGGGAATTGCTCGCATTGATGGTACAGATAAGCCAGGTTATTGTGTTTGCTTTGTGCTAGATCTCACTCAGCGCAAACTTGTAGAAATACAACGTCAACAGCTATTGCAATTAGAGCAAACAGCCCGTGCGGAAGCAGAAGCTGCTAACCACGCTAAAGATGAGTTTGTGGCGATGGTATCACACGATTTGCGATCGCCTTTAAATGCAATTTTGGGTTGGGCGCAATTACTGCGGACTAAGGAGTTTGACAAAGAACGTGTCAACCGTGCGCTAGAAACAATTGAGCGCAATGCTCTATCTCAGGCAAAACTTTTAGAAGATTTGCTGAATATGTCTCAAATTTTGCGCGGAAAGTTACACCTAGAGTTGAAACCAGTGGACTTAGGCGCAATTGTCCGCGAAGCTATTCAGACTGCTTACCCAGCCGCCAATGCAAAAAATATTCATCTGGAATGTGTGATTGATCAGCCCATACCTGCAATAACTGGTGATGGCGATCGCTTACTGCAAGTTCTGGGTAATTTACTCTCTAATGCCATTAAATTTACCCCAGATGGTGGACAAATAAACGTGAAATTATTTCCACATGAATATCATGCTGAAATCACTGTCACCGACACAGGTATTGGTATTAGTCCAGAATTCTTACCATTCGTCTTTGAACGCTACCGCCAAGATTATCGTATTCCCAAACAAGGGGGTTTAGGTTTGGGTTTAGCGATCGCTCACTATTTAATCGAACTTCATGGTGGCACAATTCAAGCTCTCAGCCTGGGGGAAGGACAAGGTTCTACCTTCAGTATCAAGTTACCTTGGCAATAA
- a CDS encoding response regulator, with amino-acid sequence MEAPLPLAGLNVLVVDDDDDSRFYVTTVLESDGANVVAVASAAAALAALIKLQPEVLVCDIAMPEEDGYTLIRKVRSLKPDQGGQIPAIALTAYGDTEDRVRALEAGFQTHVAKPVDPNELVEIVASSVINGKNY; translated from the coding sequence ATGGAAGCTCCTCTACCTCTTGCTGGCTTAAATGTTTTGGTAGTTGATGATGATGATGATAGCCGTTTTTACGTCACTACTGTTTTAGAATCAGATGGAGCTAATGTTGTCGCAGTGGCATCAGCCGCAGCTGCACTAGCAGCGTTGATTAAGCTACAGCCAGAAGTTTTGGTATGCGATATTGCAATGCCGGAGGAAGACGGGTATACTCTCATTCGCAAAGTGCGATCGCTTAAACCAGACCAAGGTGGACAAATCCCAGCAATTGCTTTAACCGCCTACGGTGATACTGAAGATCGTGTCCGTGCCTTAGAAGCAGGTTTTCAAACTCATGTTGCTAAACCAGTTGACCCAAATGAACTAGTAGAAATTGTCGCCAGTTCAGTAATTAACGGTAAAAATTATTAG
- a CDS encoding cation diffusion facilitator family transporter, producing MIYDNRNTVRKVLIITLLLNLFVMGLKAVVGYWTGSLSLSADALHSVTDSANNVLGLFASNFSSPHPDREHPYGHQKFEAVGALGIAAFLGIACFEILQGAIERIIKGSDLVRISPPELWLLLIVLGVNIFVAFYERKVGQQVGSPILIADAMHTMSDIWVTISVIGGLIGVWLGYQWLDLVLAFPVALLVFWSGWSVLKANLPWLVDKMAIAPEAIHEIATSVPGVMNCHDIASRGILGRQVFIEMHLTVDAPDVKTAHCITENVERLLEERFHPVRILIHVEPPEYQSEQISFN from the coding sequence ATGATTTACGATAATCGGAATACTGTAAGAAAAGTTTTAATCATTACCCTACTGCTCAACTTGTTTGTTATGGGGTTAAAAGCAGTTGTGGGTTATTGGACTGGTTCTTTAAGCCTGTCAGCTGATGCTTTGCATAGTGTGACAGATAGTGCCAATAATGTTTTAGGATTATTTGCTAGTAACTTCTCTTCGCCACATCCTGACCGTGAACATCCTTACGGACACCAAAAATTTGAAGCGGTAGGAGCTTTAGGAATTGCTGCTTTTTTAGGTATAGCTTGCTTTGAAATTCTTCAAGGAGCAATAGAGCGCATTATCAAAGGTAGTGATCTAGTACGTATTTCACCGCCTGAGTTATGGTTATTGCTCATAGTTTTGGGAGTAAATATTTTTGTAGCGTTTTACGAACGGAAAGTAGGTCAGCAGGTAGGTAGCCCAATTTTAATTGCTGATGCTATGCACACTATGAGCGATATTTGGGTGACAATTTCGGTGATTGGCGGTTTGATAGGAGTTTGGCTCGGTTATCAATGGCTAGATCTAGTGTTGGCTTTTCCTGTGGCTTTGTTGGTATTTTGGAGTGGTTGGTCAGTGTTAAAAGCTAATTTACCTTGGTTAGTTGATAAAATGGCGATCGCACCAGAAGCCATTCATGAAATCGCCACTTCTGTACCGGGAGTAATGAACTGTCATGATATTGCTTCTAGAGGTATTTTGGGTAGGCAGGTTTTCATTGAAATGCACTTAACTGTAGATGCACCAGATGTCAAAACTGCACACTGCATTACGGAAAATGTAGAAAGGCTATTGGAAGAACGCTTTCATCCTGTGAGAATTCTCATTCACGTCGAGCCGCCAGAATATCAATCTGAGCAAATTAGCTTTAATTAG
- a CDS encoding RNA polymerase sigma factor, RpoD/SigA family — MNYLSNQSIGLSDQNRKSLSNKDLVRTYLHEIGRIPLLDHEQEINFGKQVQQMMSLLTAKEKLVIQLNRQPTQLEFAEYIKLSESELLQQLQQGYQAKEQMIRANLRLVVSIAKKYQRRNLDFLDLIQEGSLGLERGVEKFDPTRGYKFSTYAYWWIRQAITRAIAEQGRTIRLPIHLTEKLNKIKRTQRELAQKLGHTPSTTEIAAELSLDPKEIRDYLLLARQPLSLELRVGPERDTELHDMLEDDGLSPESYADQSFLQQNIHDLLSKLTAQQREILTLRFGLTNENTLSLSEIGQRMGISRERVRQLELQALMTLRRHKDKISGYLAS, encoded by the coding sequence ATGAACTATCTATCTAATCAATCTATCGGCTTAAGCGATCAAAATCGTAAATCTTTATCTAATAAGGATTTGGTACGTACTTATCTGCATGAAATTGGGCGCATCCCGTTATTAGATCATGAGCAAGAAATAAATTTTGGTAAGCAAGTTCAACAAATGATGAGCTTACTTACTGCCAAAGAAAAATTAGTTATTCAATTAAATCGTCAACCAACACAATTAGAATTTGCTGAATATATCAAACTGAGTGAATCAGAATTATTGCAACAACTACAGCAGGGATATCAAGCCAAAGAGCAAATGATTAGAGCTAATCTGCGACTTGTAGTTTCTATTGCCAAAAAATATCAAAGACGTAATTTAGATTTTCTTGACTTAATTCAAGAAGGAAGTTTAGGTTTAGAAAGAGGCGTGGAGAAGTTTGACCCTACTAGGGGTTACAAATTTTCTACTTATGCTTATTGGTGGATTCGTCAGGCAATTACAAGAGCGATCGCCGAACAAGGACGTACTATCCGCTTACCTATTCATCTTACAGAAAAACTGAACAAAATTAAGCGTACTCAACGTGAACTAGCGCAAAAATTGGGTCATACGCCTTCCACAACTGAGATTGCCGCAGAACTATCTTTAGACCCCAAAGAAATTCGAGATTATTTACTCTTAGCGCGGCAGCCTTTATCTTTAGAATTACGAGTTGGCCCAGAAAGAGATACAGAATTACATGATATGTTGGAAGATGATGGGTTGTCTCCAGAATCTTATGCTGACCAAAGTTTTTTACAACAAAATATTCACGATTTATTGTCAAAATTAACAGCCCAGCAGCGAGAAATATTAACATTAAGATTTGGCTTAACAAACGAAAATACACTGTCTTTGTCTGAAATTGGACAACGTATGGGTATTAGCCGAGAACGCGTGCGACAGTTAGAACTGCAAGCCTTAATGACCCTACGACGACACAAAGATAAAATCAGTGGCTATTTAGCCAGTTAA